In Babesia microti strain RI chromosome IV, complete genome, the sequence cgATTTCTCTGGCAAATAGAGTATCATATACACCTATTACCAAAACTGGTAAACTAGACTTAAACATTGAATTTAACCCCAGTAATTCGGCCATAATTATAAATCCTCAAAGTGATACGAGTGTTATTGAAGGCGATAATGATAGAAATGAGTCGGATTTTGAAAGAAATAATTGTGATACAGACGAGAAAAATCACTACAAAATATCTCTTCTATTCAAGCTAGAGTCTCTTAAGTCAATATGTGGATTTTACCAATCTATACCTGTAACCATTCCATTTTATCGACTAGTTAATCAACTAAATATATCTACCACTGGTTATAATACATACAATAAACTTCCGTATCTGATTAATACATACAACCCACGATCATTACTACCTGATAACATTGTTATAAACGTAAGTAAAATGAGTGATGTAGCCACACGCTAAAATGGAACGGCCCTACTGGATTTCACCAAAAAATTCCAGTGTCGCTGTTGTTTCTGGTAAATATGCTTACTACCACTACTGCATGGtaagaaattattttatacagGATGACATTGAAGATTCGGGTTGGGGATGTTGTTATAGGTCTCTGCAAATGGTGTGGAGTTGGTATTTATTGCAGAATTATACCGTGGCAAAAGTGCCCAATCACTGGGAAATTCAGCGTATTTtgaatgaaaatgataCCACTGGTAGGGTAATAAAGgtataacaatattaacATAGGTTGGGAGTGATACATGGATTGGCACAGTAGAATGCAGTTACATAATTAACTGGAAATTGAATATGATTTGCAAGATATATTATCTGAGTGATTCTAGTTATCTACCAGACTATTCTATGGTAATTAAAGAACACTTATTGGTGCAGGTATGGAGATGTATATGCAGAAAACAccaataataattgcaGTTGGCTGCTATGCATATGTCATAGTCGGAATTTgtattgataatgataatgaGCCCACTTATCTCATTGCTGACCCGCATTACTCTGGGCAGAATAGCCTGAAATCAATCGCATCCAAGGGTGTGGGTTGGAAGAGGAtagattttttgaataaGGTAGTCGATTCCGGTTTTATAAACCTATTGCTGCCACAAACTAGTCTTTATAACGATTAATCTCAGTGTGCTTAATGTTTTAGTGATTACTATTGGGGCCCATACACCGAGCGTAGTAAACTTAGTATAGGTACTGTACAATTGTTAGGCGTTATCTATGTGTCAAGATGGATAAGTTATACAACGTGAGGGACATATTTAAGAGTGTTGCATCAAAATACGATTTTATGAATGACCTTATGAGTTTTGGTGTACATAGGTTTTGGAAGGATTGTCTAGTTGGTCTATTGGAGCCAAAACTGATATCGCACTGGCAGAGTGTAGAGAGGTGTTTACTTTCAAGCAATAGGGGACGAATTTTAAAGGCCAGGGTACCAAAGTTGAGCATAATAGACCTGGCAGGAGGGACTGGCGACATAGCCTTTAGAATAAATGACCTATCCAACCACCTTGCGTTTAAAACTGCCAATGgttttcaatatcattgcGAATATTCACGGAAATTCTAcccaaaaatatcaattgtaGATGTATCAGAGGAAATGATCGCCGAAGGCAAGAGAAGGTATAGAGACCAGTACGGCGGTCAGACGGGCGTAACGGAATGGTTGGGCAATTCAGATGAAACAGGTAACGTCGAATGGATCCTTGGTCCTGCAGAAGAAATTCCACTAGAAGATTCATCGGCAGATATTATCACAATCGCATTTGGTGCGAGGAactttgataatttaagCCAAGGGTTGTTAGAATGCAAACGGGTACTTAAGCCAAACGGCGAACTTTACATTCTAGAATTCAGTAAATGCAAATTACCGGTACTTTCTGCGCTTTATAGCGTGTATTCCCACTTGGTGATTCCAAAGATGGGGAAAGTGGTTGCCAACGATGAAGACGCATACCAATACCTAGTGGACTCGATAGAAGCGTTCCCTGGACAACTAGATTttgctaaaattattgaagaTTGTGGTTTTCATGAAGTATCCCACTTGGATTTATCCGGAGGGATTGTTGCGATACACAAGGCTGTCAAGAGATAGCAGATGGCAGGGGATGGGGGATAATTTCTCAGGCACAAGATTAGCTGTTTGCAATAGTGCAGTGTTTTAGTTAATCTAGAACGCATGGCAATCGTGTCAATTCATCCTTCCCAGGCACGAAGGGGCACCACAATGGcaagataattttttcgCTTCCGCTTCAATGCCGAACTAGATAATGTCTAAAATACCTGGTAGTTGTATGTTATTTCCTCCCCCGGATTGATATCCCGCTTCGCAAAGATCACTATGTGCTTTAGTCCAGACTCACACGTTATGATCCGGCATATGCAATTGGGCTACATTAGATGGTTATTGAAGGACATGTAgcaatttcaaattacaCGTAGCAGCCTTCAATACGTATTTGTAagtatatattagtatgtatatatatgtgtatatattagtatatattagcgtatattagtaaattattattaatatttattaatccAAATGAGAAATTATTACCTCACACGAATGATTGATAAATCTAGCCATGTTTCCCATCCTAGTGGCGTCCACAACGAGCTGCTCGTTCAACTTAAACATGTAACACGAGCCATCAATTCCCCACTTATCGTTGTAAAATTTCTCCCTCACGTCACTTATCACGTCCCTAATGAGCTCCCCAATGTACTCTATCACCGGTTCCCCGGACTGGATGAGCTGGTTGGCAAAGAGGCCGATTCCGTGGATGGGAGACCCCCTAACCCTGAGGCGAGAGGGCTG encodes:
- a CDS encoding Peptidase family C78 (overlaps_old_locusTagID:BBM_III06690) → MKVHMPKSIVDGVYQNSINYENVGIAISQLFGIITNDASRLELIILYTTESVSSNEVDKLSNDVEMSLPWCVNKLSVFVKSQNSVNLDNLINKICGLGVEYVIVNEYCMESHVLKLFSIKYNNLEKLECEFNILSNEFDLLKKFGYNTCNYTIFIEDNISIKEIKAGLHVSDKSLAMKIKNLIESIDLEQLTIDGDSDTFNTDISVNKIIEDSEAKYVNESNTVISLLAQICVLFKNGTEKHDLESMVKQKFFSFVTYVGDKVKVEDYDYLTAAITKVEVKNVENEECTDEGRMVTIGAKIKSKGNIKGKIKGSKGSKPKKKSDNNPKNIISNKSISLANRVSYTPITKTGKLDLNIEFNPSNSAIIINPQSDTSVIEGDNDRNESDFERNNCDTDEKNHYKISLLFKLESLKSICGFYQSIPVTIPFYRLVNQLNISTTGYNTYNKLPYLINTYNPRSLLPDNIVINPHAKMERPYWISPKNSSVAVVSGKYAYYHYCMDDIEDSGWGCCYRSLQMVWSWYLLQNYTVAKVPNHWEIQRILNENDTTGRVIKVGSDTWIGTVECSYIINWKLNMICKIYYLSDSSYLPDYSMVIKEHLLVQKTPIIIAVGCYAYVIVGICIDNDNEPTYLIADPHYSGQNSLKSIASKGVGWKRIDFLNKVVDSGFINLLLPQTSLYND
- a CDS encoding ubiquinone biosynthesis methyltransferase (overlaps_old_locusTagID:BBM_III06695), coding for MDKLYNVRDIFKSVASKYDFMNDLMSFGVHRFWKDCLVGLLEPKLISHWQSVERCLLSSNRGRILKARVPKLSIIDLAGGTGDIAFRINDLSNHLAFKTANGFQYHCEYSRKFYPKISIVDVSEEMIAEGKRRYRDQYGGQTGVTEWLGNSDETGNVEWILGPAEEIPLEDSSADIITIAFGARNFDNLSQGLLECKRVLKPNGELYILEFSKCKLPVLSALYSVYSHLVIPKMGKVVANDEDAYQYLVDSIEAFPGQLDFAKIIEDCGFHEVSHLDLSGGIVAIHKAVKR